One part of the Streptomyces ferrugineus genome encodes these proteins:
- a CDS encoding alkaline phosphatase PhoX, which translates to MSLTRRDFARTSAVAGVALAGSAGVLASTPNALASTDTESAGEEAAAYGGVGYGPLIPDPKGILALPAGFTYRVLTHSGNTRLESGEFTPSNHDGTAAFDGPRGTTLLVNNHELKGPRANWTYPVPLTEGLVYDPAASGGCTVVEVRPDGQVAEWVGIAGTSTNCAGGSTPWGTWLTCEENSDRAGTNGMTKDHGYVFEVDPVDRRANRDPKPLKFFGRYDHEAVVIDPRRGHAYLTEDASSPNGLFFRWTPPKGFEHGRGRLRTLADDAGVLQAPKCFDSGGRFVDDLSRATRIGTVYGVDWVDVPDRDARTVAVRKQFGADDITRARKLEGMWWGDGGAYIVSSYARAESPGTAHDGQVWFYDPKRRTLTLKVLLGVNPDPAQDGAFDGPDNITVSPYGGIVLAEDGEGVSHLFGATDSGRTYPIARNDLNVGTEEEPEYSEFAGVTFSPDGRTLFANIQDPGILLAITGPWKRQRR; encoded by the coding sequence ATGTCGCTCACCCGCAGGGACTTCGCCAGAACATCCGCGGTCGCCGGTGTCGCGCTGGCGGGCAGCGCCGGTGTCCTGGCCAGCACGCCCAACGCCCTCGCGTCCACCGACACCGAGAGCGCGGGTGAGGAGGCGGCCGCCTACGGCGGCGTCGGGTACGGACCGCTGATCCCGGACCCCAAGGGGATCCTCGCGCTGCCCGCCGGGTTCACGTACCGCGTCCTCACCCACAGCGGCAACACCAGGCTGGAGTCGGGCGAGTTCACCCCCTCCAACCACGACGGCACGGCCGCCTTCGACGGGCCGCGCGGCACCACCCTCCTCGTCAACAACCACGAGCTGAAGGGCCCGCGCGCCAACTGGACGTACCCCGTCCCGCTCACCGAGGGCCTCGTCTACGACCCCGCCGCGTCCGGCGGCTGCACGGTCGTCGAGGTCCGCCCCGACGGACAGGTCGCCGAGTGGGTCGGCATCGCCGGCACCTCCACCAACTGCGCGGGCGGCAGCACCCCTTGGGGCACCTGGCTGACCTGTGAGGAGAACTCCGACAGGGCCGGCACCAACGGCATGACCAAGGACCACGGCTACGTCTTCGAGGTCGACCCCGTCGACCGGCGCGCCAACCGCGACCCCAAGCCGCTGAAGTTCTTCGGCCGCTACGACCACGAGGCCGTCGTCATCGACCCCAGGCGCGGCCACGCCTACCTCACCGAGGACGCCTCCTCGCCCAACGGCCTGTTCTTCCGCTGGACCCCGCCGAAGGGCTTTGAGCACGGCCGCGGCAGGCTCCGCACCCTCGCCGACGACGCGGGCGTCCTCCAGGCCCCCAAGTGCTTCGACTCCGGCGGCAGGTTCGTCGACGACCTGTCCCGAGCCACCAGGATCGGCACGGTGTACGGCGTCGACTGGGTGGACGTCCCCGACCGCGACGCCAGGACCGTCGCCGTGCGCAAGCAGTTCGGCGCCGACGACATCACCCGCGCCCGCAAGCTGGAGGGCATGTGGTGGGGCGACGGCGGCGCCTACATCGTGTCCTCCTACGCCCGCGCGGAGAGCCCCGGCACCGCGCACGACGGCCAGGTCTGGTTCTACGACCCCAAGCGCCGCACCCTGACCCTGAAGGTCCTCCTCGGCGTCAACCCCGACCCCGCCCAGGACGGCGCCTTCGACGGCCCCGACAACATCACCGTCTCCCCCTACGGCGGCATCGTCCTCGCCGAGGACGGCGAAGGCGTCTCGCACCTCTTCGGCGCGACGGACAGCGGCCGCACCTACCCCATCGCCCGCAACGACCTCAACGTCGGCACCGAAGAGGAGCCCGAGTACAGCGAGTTCGCCGGAGTCACCTTCTCACCCGACGGCCGGACACTGTTCGCCAACATCCAGGACCCCGGCATTCTGCTGGCCATCACCGGCCCCTGGAAGCGGCAGCGACGGTAA
- a CDS encoding TROVE domain-containing protein codes for MARFNTRAAAKPQPTSRVTSTGRVLRTYEGGRGRERDARSELFLLAVSNLVSQRTFYETGADRDDRFARLVRELAVTDPEWTAGLLGWLRGQGNLRTASVVGAAEYVKARLDAGATDGPSNRQVIASVLQRPDEPGELLAYWTALYGRNVPKPVKRGVADAVRRLYHGKSLLKYDTASKGYRFGDILNLVHAAPDPDKPWQGDLFRYALDRRHNPDTAVPPASSTVLTAHRELMALPVEARRAVVTSADGAERLAAAGMTWEALAGWLQGPMDKEAWEAVIPSMGAMALVRNLRNFDEAGVSDEVAARVAARISDPAEVVRSRQFPFRYLAAYQHAPSLRWAYPLEQALGHSLANVPALPGRTLVLVDRSGSMFWSRLSDRSELNRADAAAIFGTALALRAADADLVQFGSDSGRISFRRGESVLKVLERFGDLGGTNTTEAVRRHYRRHDRVLIVTDEQYAPSHHGDPTEQVPAQVPVYTWNLAGYRAGHGPSGQGDRHTFGGLSDAAFRMVPLLEAARDADWPWAA; via the coding sequence ATGGCGCGATTCAACACCCGGGCCGCCGCCAAGCCGCAGCCCACTTCTCGGGTGACATCGACGGGACGCGTGCTGCGCACCTACGAGGGCGGCCGCGGCCGTGAGCGCGACGCGCGCTCCGAGCTCTTCCTGCTCGCCGTCTCCAACCTCGTCTCCCAGCGGACCTTCTACGAGACCGGCGCCGACCGCGACGACCGGTTCGCGCGGCTCGTGCGCGAGCTCGCCGTCACCGACCCCGAGTGGACGGCCGGCCTGCTCGGCTGGCTGCGTGGCCAGGGCAACCTCCGTACCGCCTCGGTCGTGGGCGCCGCCGAGTACGTCAAGGCACGCCTGGACGCCGGGGCCACCGACGGCCCGTCGAACCGGCAGGTCATCGCCTCCGTCCTGCAGCGCCCGGACGAGCCCGGCGAACTGCTCGCGTACTGGACGGCGCTGTACGGCCGCAACGTGCCCAAGCCCGTCAAGCGCGGCGTCGCCGACGCCGTACGGCGGCTGTACCACGGCAAGTCGCTGCTGAAGTACGACACCGCGTCCAAGGGCTACCGCTTCGGCGACATCCTCAACCTGGTGCACGCGGCCCCGGACCCGGACAAGCCGTGGCAGGGCGACCTCTTCCGATACGCCCTCGACCGCCGGCACAACCCGGACACCGCGGTACCGCCCGCGTCGAGCACCGTCCTCACCGCGCACCGCGAGCTGATGGCGCTGCCCGTCGAGGCGCGGAGGGCCGTCGTCACCTCGGCGGACGGCGCCGAGCGGCTCGCCGCGGCCGGGATGACGTGGGAGGCGCTGGCGGGCTGGCTCCAGGGCCCGATGGACAAGGAGGCCTGGGAGGCAGTGATTCCGTCGATGGGCGCCATGGCATTGGTACGGAATCTGCGCAACTTCGACGAGGCCGGCGTCTCCGACGAGGTGGCGGCCCGGGTCGCCGCCCGGATCAGCGACCCGGCGGAGGTCGTACGGTCGCGGCAGTTCCCCTTCCGGTACCTCGCCGCGTACCAGCACGCGCCCTCGCTGCGCTGGGCGTACCCGCTGGAGCAGGCGCTCGGCCACTCGCTGGCCAATGTGCCGGCGCTGCCCGGCCGGACGCTGGTGCTCGTCGACCGCTCGGGCTCGATGTTCTGGTCGCGGCTGTCCGACCGCTCGGAGCTCAACCGGGCCGACGCGGCGGCGATCTTCGGCACGGCGCTCGCGCTGCGGGCGGCGGACGCGGACCTGGTGCAGTTCGGATCGGACAGCGGCCGGATCTCCTTCCGCCGTGGCGAGTCGGTGCTGAAGGTGCTGGAGCGCTTCGGGGACCTCGGCGGCACCAACACCACCGAGGCGGTGCGCCGGCACTACCGCCGACACGACCGGGTGCTGATCGTCACCGACGAGCAGTACGCGCCCAGCCACCACGGCGACCCGACCGAGCAGGTCCCGGCCCAGGTGCCGGTCTACACCTGGAACCTCGCCGGGTACCGGGCGGGCCACGGCCCGTCGGGCCAGGGCGACCGGCACACCTTCGGCGGTCTGTCGGACGCCGCCTTCCGGATGGTGCCGCTGCTGGAGGCCGCCCGGGACGCCGACTGGCCCTGGGCGGCCTGA